In Papaver somniferum cultivar HN1 chromosome 1, ASM357369v1, whole genome shotgun sequence, a genomic segment contains:
- the LOC113275471 gene encoding uncharacterized protein LOC113275471 — MDAPRFWWIKCNTDGAFDIVSGANGAGYVKRDFTKKATFCASIVFNVHSAEEAEARAIWAVLKKAVEQHLSHIIIESDAKALIDQFSAGNFDGDTRMDAIFKDILFFSTKLSACIFSFQPRVCNSLAHELALWTKQNNSTMYWSKPPVLILSTVEEDY; from the coding sequence ATGGATGCCCCCCGCTTTTGGTGGATTAAATGTAATACTGATGGTGCCTTTGATATTGTCTCTGGAGCAAATGGTGCAGGGTATGTGAAGCGAGACTTCACTAAAAAAGCAACCTTTTGTGCTTCCATAGTTTTTAACGTTCactctgctgaagaagctgaagcaagagcCATCTGGGCAGTTCTAAAGAAAGCTGTGGAACAACATCTATCTCACATCATCATAGAAAGTGATGCGAAAGCTCTAATCGACCAATTTTCAGCTGGGAATTTCGATGGAGATACAAGGATGGATGCTATCTTTAAAGACATTCTCTTTTTCTCTACTAAGTTATCTGCTTGTATTTTTAGTTTTCAACCTAGAGTTTGTAATTCTTTAGCTCATGAGCTTGCTCTATGGactaaacaaaacaattctaccaTGTACTGGTCTAAACCTCCTGTTTTGATTCTTTCAACAGTTGAGGAGGACTATTAG